The sequence GCATTCTTCCTCGTCGCCTGATTCATCAAAAATCTCATCCAGTGTATCATTGACTGTGGACAGAAATTTGTTGGTGAAGTTGGTGAAAGTCGACAGAATAACCTAATCTCTAGACCGGTGAttctcaactggttttgctTTAGGATCCAGATGCAATTAAACCACCTGGAAACAAAGACTTCTTTAAGCTTCTGAGGATGAACTTGCTGGATATGACAGAGTTTGCCAGGTTTGAGGCATCAAATCtttgaaaaaagtttttaagAGTTTTGTTTGAAGCACTTACTACAGattaattcaaattattttaactaattaataataaattcaaTATCCTGAAGAACTGTATATTTTGCCAAGAAATTATTCCGtttcctgtttttttccccagtgTTTTCTGTACAATCCACCTTAAACggcacataaaaacaaaataaactgaGGCTGGGTGCTTTACGGGATGGTCAGACCATCTCTTCCTGCCTAAAGCCGGATGCACACTGTacgatttataatagtcctttatgactgttgcttgtcagactgtacgaacatCAGTCACATCAagtcatgtcacactgtgggatctcagctgtcattaATGTCAGACTGTACAGCAGTCAAGACGCGTTAAAAATGGACGTTTAAAAAGTTTTACATTATCAATCTGACATGTTCAGTGACGTGAGCTGCATTTTTATGTGGGATAAAAATGGTGGCTAGCAAACATAAACAATCTCTAGTGttttagggttagttcactctaaaatgaaaattctttcatttattactcaccctcatgtcgttccacacctggaagaccttcattcatcttcagaacacaaatgaagatatttttaatgaaatccgagaggtatatgtcttgtccatagacagcaatataatcacccCTTTCAAGGTCCacaaaggtactaaagacatcgttaaaacagtcgacgtgacttcagtgtttcaaccttaattttatgaagcaacaaaaatactttttgtgcgcaaaaacaaaacaaaaaataacgacttcattcaacaatatATTCTCTTCttgtgtcattctcctacgctgtttatgttgtaaacacagttcagcacttccaggttctacgtcaaaaagtattctcgtcacttcataaaggttgaaccactgcagccacatgggctgcgtccgaaatcgcatacttccctactatatagtatgcgaaaaacagtatgctaggcgagtagtatgtccgaattcatatccttcgaaaaacagtaggcgagaagtacccggatgacctactgctTCCGCCCGAATTCTGTAGTAGGCATGCGATGGATGCTGTGCTATCCcgtgaggccacaggagaggattcttCATATTCGAAAATGGCGCAAAGCGGCGATGCGGCTCTTTTCAAGTCTAAGTACATCAGGGAAAAACGGTGTTTATTGTGGTTAAATTGCACTCGTTTAACATAATGTAAGTAAACGGCTGACTTATTGAAAGTTTAGACAATGTAAATCGATGAGAAGATTTTGAGAGTCGGCTGTAAAAAGATGTTTAATCATTTTTACTGAGAGCACATCAAGCTAACGAACAGATTGAGCTACATCAGCTTGTTAAAACTGTTTTACTCAACAGAGACGTTCGTTGTTAAGCAGTTTAATGAGATTAGAAAACTTAACAGACAGCAACATTCAGGTTTAGGTTGTAGGGCTCACAGTTTGTAAATGTTATGTAAATAGTTAGGCCGATGAAAGCGGAGTAGAGCGGGCGCTTTAAATTTTCGTGCTGTTGTGACGACGCATGACATGTGACAACattaacatggcggatgtagaacgtccgaattccattcatactatccatattcatactatatagaacgtacTGTTTTAACGGTCGGGAAGTatgttcaaattcaaatgtagtgcctactcatgtagtatgcgatttcggacgcagccatggactattttaatgatgtctttagtacctttctggaccttgacagtggtaattaaattgctgtctatggaggagtctcggatttcatcaaaaatatttttatttgtgttctgaagatggaagaaggtcttacaggtttgaaacgacatgagagtgagtacttaatgaaagaaatttcatttttggatgaactaacactttaattttgATCATGGCTCCTCTTAAAAAGAAAACTGGAAAACGATGTGTGTGGATCAAGTGGTGGTTTGTtgttaggcttgtttgagatgcgcctagcctcTCCTGAAATTCAGCCGAGAGCAGGCGGCTGCAGTGatgggaggagtgaaaaaagtgcaggcaagacggacaGTTTTCTGTTCTCGAAGTGGATCAGGAGGATCAAGGCGGATATTGCGGGATTCACACTCGCACTTttttgctgataaactggatgcaatttaagttctgttgctttttatatgaatataaacataatgaacaatacacacatagtacttgttatttatttccattcgaaagATGTGTggatcaatcatttttattttaattacagacatgtttttatatatttttataaatctgatagCTATCACATAACTCACAGAGAGATCGCACTGTCAGAGACTTTAGGAATATTCAgtgatcggttctgcgcagtacttgctcatctcaaacaagcctcttgcccagggatgacgcgttttttaggccaacccggaagttagcagcgcatgggttccctcgattgaaagcctatgcagttttcccatagacttttggaaaatcgcagaaaataagctctgtgtttaacaaagggttatgacacttacatgttttgtctatcaagataatctttatgttaacacaacatttatagattttgaagcctaaataaagtcgtaagatataaaaggctaatagtaggctataaacggactacaacacaccatggtcgcggatcaacgtcgtcaccaccgagcgtcctcaaactttatttagaaaacaactttatttataaatactTATAAATacttatgaatacttatccactttttcatgagaaatgctgtccaaatgtcccgtttttaatgatgacgtctaatgtccccgccaaaggaagtagtcccttctagcaatttgttagcaaccgccgattttaagacacagtaaaagttaaaaaaaatcacaagcgggttataactggtgtgttttatgtcatagatcaaaacgtgaaagtatttagaggctttgttaaccacataccttatttcaggcgatttagcaaaaacccattcaaaaaacccatagactttacggcgttggaaccggaagtcctaaaatgctaactcgcttccgggttttgcctacaaaaatgcgtcatccctgaggcactctattgcGTCATTAGGTTCTGCGCTCCTATTGGTTTTTGATGTGATGGTTGTCGTAGAAGAAGTCACACAGAATTTTGTTGGAGGTAAAATCTGATTGCAATGGTCATTAATCGGCTGTCAGTAAACATGTCAAACTAATGATCAAAGACTTCCAATTTTAGTCTAGGATCCGAGGAATCAAAATTTGTTTCAGACGGCCATATCATGgccaaaatcgcacagtgtgaacccAGCTTAAATTGGCAGTGTTTGGCTACAATGTGGACTATAATTTTTGTCATAAGTTCTAGTTACTCAAAACTAGTAGTGAGTCAACACAGTGCCAAAACTGTTAATTGCACAATAATGAATTTCAATAGTTTCATGCTGTTTGTTGCCAACAATTCATGGCACAGAACTCATTGTGTGCACAAACCATGCCATTGTTGTGAATTATCATTTACCTTATGGGGTTTATATATGGTTTCTGAAAATGAGGGCATGTCACGCAGCCTGTCCAGGTTGGCGCCTACATAATATAACTGCTTCTACCAAATGAATGATATTTTTGCCAAACTTGCCTGGACACCACACCAGGCATTTTGATGTAAAGTGAAATATAGGAAGTGCTGATAAGCCTATTTATTTAGCTGTCCTGATAAAGCATTATTATATGGTGatctgaattttaaaaaatacaatgaaacTCGCCATATATAGTAATCTTACATAGTCCAGATAGCATTTAGCATAGTTTTTGCACTGCTGAAAAATAACCAGAAGAAAGAGATCCACCATTTTAGAACCACTTACGCATGTCCTCCGTCATTCCCATTTTTAAGTTCTCCTTTTGGAAGTCCTGCATCGTCTGTAGCGTCTTCTTGGGGTCCATTCTTTTATTGACAGTCTGCATAGTCTGAGAGACAGAAAGAGTTCAAGCAATCCATCACATTCCCGGAGAATAAATAGAGCATCCTTGCGGTGCACAAacggtaataaaaataacacaagcTCTGACAAAAATCCACCACGGACGAATACATTTTGAATGCAGCTCGACATAAATTTCGACATCACACCATTTGGTGAGGAGGGGAGTACAGTAAGTAGATGACAGAACATAAAAATAGGTCGCATGGAGAGAAGTCTATTTTACTGTCCCGCTGGGTCTCTAGCACTGTGGCAGGGCAGACACACAGGAAGAGTCCTATCTGATTACAGAGAATTATTTACACACAGCCTCATTATCACCCATCTCATATCTATTACACCAGCTACCTCTTTTAGACTGACTAGTGACTACAAATACACAATAACAGTTGGGTTAGGAAATATTAATAGCTTCCTTCCTCATACAATATGGATTGGATACAGACACAATGAATCTTTTGTGCGAGTACAGGAACGGCTTGCAAACGGGTGAGAAAAACAACACCCCATCAATGAGCAGTCAGAGACTGAATTTAATTGGCTGAAATTGCATTTTATGTGAGGATGCGACATGCCTGTAGTGATTGGTAAAGATAAGACAAGctttgtgaagtgtgtgcatTAGAAGTGCAGACTGTGAAATTGTCTCCTTattcaaatcaaaataaatgaacCTATACCCATCTCatgcaaaaattaaaatgtaacaattatcattaaatatattaataattgactacattacttgaaataaaataaaatataatggtaaaaatacCTTAACATATACTATTTCATCTAGTTGCCAACtcagtgtactaaaataacaaaaactgaaatatcactaataaaaattaaatatccatattagaaaacaaagcaaataaatagacaaaaagataaaattactaaaaattttaccaaaaatgaaatgaaaacaggAAATAAAAATTGAAATCTTCACAATCATCCCATTTTACAGCAAAACACtctcttgtaaaaaaataaataatatattatatatatatatattataatgtcTTTTAAAAGCTTTAGTTTAAATTTCAATTAGTGGTtgcttaaattattttataattcataaaagcaaaaataaaataaaatccacaAGGTGCTTTTTCTGGTAAGATCTTATTAAACAAGTCTTTAAGAGAGCGTGCTTAAAACAATATACACTGCATCTACAATGTCCTTTTGTTGTCCTACATTTATTGAAATATATGCTACTTTATTATTTTGCTTCAAAAAAGAAAGCTCCAAAGGCTCCATCCTAAACTCCATAAAACAATCATATGGCTCCTATTATTTTGTACAAGCATCATGGGAAAAACTCTAAATGAGTGATAATGAGAAGAGTGTGAATTAATACACAGAGATATGAGATCTTTAGAAAAGTAGAGCAGAAACTACAAAACTGGGTCAAAATGAGAAGTAAGGAGCTCCCCAACAACATGATAATTAAACCCTGTTTAAGGATTCTTTTGAAGTGCTTTGCTACATAAGGGATTCTGTTTTTCCAGCACTTCCCGGGAACACATCGGGCTACGTGTGAATAATACAGAGCCGTCATCAGGGGGTGGGGGTATGGGGGGGGGGGAACTGGGAATGTTGAAGGGTCTTGTGTTGAGCAATGGAATAACTGAACCAGGAGTAATGCAGATCCATTGGGAGGATTAAGGGTCTTACCTTCGCTGTGGTAGACATGGCTCCAGCCATCTTCATCTGAGAGTTCATGACTTTGGTCTGCGTGGACATGGACGTGACCTTAGAGCTCACGGCGTAGGTTCGGTTCTTCTGTTTCCTAAGCTGTACGAGCTGTTTGGCTAGTATCTTGCAGGCTTCTCTGTTTCCAGTCTTGGCCATTTTTTTGATTTCCATTTCCTGGTAAGAATAAAGACATCAACAGTTTCTACATCTAGTAGGAACAAAATTGAGTTTTCACTTCTAGGACAGAACAACAAGGCACCCAGGCAGACAGATCGACAGCAGAGATGTTAGTGATGTTGTGAAGCACCACACCATAACAGCTGAAACTTGTGCCATGTTTACTTGTTTGGACCCAGAGTTCTGAGTTTCTTTACATTAGTAAAAGTCTGAAAACAGCTCTGTGCCCTGAGGAAAGTCAAGCAATTAGATGCAGTGggaaacagtgtgtgtgtgtctgcagagATCTCTCTTGGGACTGTGTGATAGTGAGGGCGGCCCATCAGAATTAAAGCCTGAAACCTGCTGCACTCACAAAACCTTCCAACAAACTTTGTGTGCAGCGCTAATGATTATACAGCTCTCTTTCAACAGCATGTGTACAAAACACCGGCAAGACTAggcaaacatttttcaaataaaaatccCTTTCTAACAAGCATCTGGTAACAGGAAATGTCAGCTTATTGGAGAGTCATAATCATTTCCATAAATCAACACTGGCCACTGATGGAGACcattaaatgtgaaataatttaaagggtgaattatccctttaaacttGGTTATGAGagtataacattttattttaacataaattattttttgttaaaatactttctgCTATTAAGGtcttccaaaaatgaaaatcatttaatcttttcaaattatttatcCAACATTTCATCAGTGAATAATGTCTAAAACTTTGCTTTATTCttcacattaaaggtgccatcgaacatttttttcacaaaatgtaatataagtctaaggtgtcccctgaatgtgtctgtgaagtttcagctcaaaataccccatagattttttttatacattttttaaaccgcctattttggggcataattagaaatgcgccgattcatgttgcggcccctttaaatgctcacgctccaccgcccccggagcttgtgcttgccttaaacagcataaacaaagttcacacagctaatataaccctcaaaatggatctttacaaagtgttcgtcatgcatactgcatgcatgcgtcggattatgtgagtatagtatttatttggatgtttacatttgattctgaatgattttgaggttttgctccgtggctaacggctaatgctacactgttggagagatttataaagaatgaagttgtgtttatgaattatacagactgcaagtgtttaataattaaaataacgacagtcttgtctccatgaatacagtaagaaacaatggtaactttaaccacatttaacagtacattagcaacatgctaacgaaacacttagaaagacaatttacaaatatcactaaaaataacatgttatcatggatcatgtcagttattattgctccatctgccattttttgctattgttcttgcttgcttacctagtctgatgattcagctgtgcacagatccagatgttctgcccttgtctaatgcttgaacatgagctggcatatgcaaatattggtgcgtacaccccgactgttacgtaacagtcggtgttaagttgagattcgcctgtttttcggaggtcttttacacaaatgagatttatataagaaggaggaaacaatggagtttg is a genomic window of Chanodichthys erythropterus isolate Z2021 chromosome 14, ASM2448905v1, whole genome shotgun sequence containing:
- the chmp2ba gene encoding charged multivesicular body protein 2Ba; the encoded protein is MASLFKKKTVDDIIKEQSKELRGTQRQITRDRAALERQERQMEMEIKKMAKTGNREACKILAKQLVQLRKQKNRTYAVSSKVTSMSTQTKVMNSQMKMAGAMSTTAKTMQTVNKRMDPKKTLQTMQDFQKENLKMGMTEDMLNDTLDEIFDESGDEEECQDIVNQVLDEIGIEIAGKMVRAPSAGKILPGASPAKSKAATISDAEIERQLKALGMD